From Desulfovibrio aminophilus, one genomic window encodes:
- a CDS encoding PAS domain-containing sensor histidine kinase, which produces MTTARSLAGRLSLSVALTSVAMILLVLGTGLLILMQRINAEMEEQAARSAAFLTESLAVPLWSLDYDAARAVGQALAQDKVVGLVEILDARGEPIYRHAKGGRLLLERFAQVTHDGQAIGAVRLGLNDSTRRAALWTLAGAGAGLVALTIALQFLLQAVLFRPLLRRPFASLDGLVGAYATGDFSPAPPPIHYVEFEPLVNLLLDMGRTIREQMESLRKSEERFSLALDAANDGLWDLDIPTETTFYSPRYYTMLGYEPGEFPSDYESWLDMLHPEDRGRAEAAMAACLDDSAPYEVEFRLRDKAGQWRWILSRGRVVERDADGRAKRMVGTHSDIADRKLAADRLRQSEEKFSRLFRLSPDAIIVVHLVSEQVLDVNEAFCRMFGFERAEAVGKTTRELGIYQDYTARTSVFEKLRAENQVENLEIEARRKDGAPLGCSLSCQVLSIDGEPHILTVFRDITETKKMQEMMIQTEKMLSVGGIAAGIAHEINNPLGIVLQAAQNLTQRTRPDFIKNQEAARSIGLNLALLVEYMRLRKLDVFLDDIQSAALRASAIIRHMLDFSRRSESKRRVCDVAAIADKALALAQNDYDLKKSYDFKQIQVEREYETGLPPIHCTETEIEQVLLNLLRNAAQAMAAVQPPVEAPRIALRLSRQAGSVRIEVEDNGPGMPPDVQRRAFEPFFTTKAPGVGTGLGLSVSYFIVTKGHGGTMRLESKPGLGSRFIIDLPAEEA; this is translated from the coding sequence ATGACCACGGCCCGATCCCTCGCGGGACGTCTGTCCCTCTCCGTGGCCCTGACCTCGGTGGCCATGATCCTGCTCGTCCTGGGGACGGGCCTGCTCATCCTCATGCAGCGGATCAACGCCGAGATGGAGGAGCAGGCCGCGCGCTCCGCCGCGTTCCTGACCGAATCCCTGGCCGTGCCGCTCTGGTCCCTGGACTACGACGCCGCCCGGGCCGTGGGCCAGGCCCTGGCCCAGGACAAGGTGGTCGGGTTGGTGGAGATCCTCGACGCGCGCGGCGAACCCATCTATCGCCATGCCAAGGGCGGCCGCCTCCTGCTGGAACGCTTCGCCCAGGTGACCCACGACGGCCAGGCCATCGGCGCCGTGCGGCTCGGCCTGAACGACAGCACCCGCCGGGCGGCGCTCTGGACCCTGGCCGGAGCCGGGGCCGGACTGGTGGCCCTGACCATCGCGCTGCAGTTCCTGCTCCAGGCCGTGCTCTTCCGGCCCCTCCTGCGTCGGCCCTTCGCCTCCCTGGACGGCCTCGTGGGCGCTTACGCGACGGGCGACTTCTCTCCGGCCCCCCCGCCCATCCACTACGTCGAATTCGAACCCCTGGTGAACCTGCTCCTGGACATGGGGCGGACCATCCGGGAGCAGATGGAGAGCCTGCGCAAAAGCGAGGAACGGTTCTCCCTGGCCCTGGACGCGGCCAACGACGGATTGTGGGACCTGGACATCCCCACCGAGACGACGTTCTACAGCCCCCGCTACTACACCATGCTCGGCTACGAGCCCGGCGAATTCCCCTCCGACTACGAGTCCTGGCTGGACATGCTCCACCCCGAGGACCGCGGCCGGGCCGAGGCCGCCATGGCGGCCTGCCTGGACGACTCCGCCCCCTATGAGGTCGAGTTCCGGCTGCGCGACAAGGCCGGGCAGTGGCGTTGGATCCTCTCCCGGGGCCGGGTGGTGGAGCGCGACGCCGACGGCCGCGCCAAGCGGATGGTGGGCACCCATTCGGACATCGCCGACCGCAAGCTGGCCGCGGATCGCCTGCGCCAATCCGAGGAGAAGTTCTCCCGCCTGTTCCGGCTCTCGCCGGACGCCATCATCGTGGTCCACTTGGTGAGCGAACAGGTCCTGGACGTCAACGAGGCCTTCTGCCGCATGTTCGGCTTCGAGCGCGCCGAGGCCGTGGGCAAGACCACCCGGGAGCTCGGCATCTACCAGGATTACACCGCGCGAACCTCGGTCTTCGAGAAACTGCGGGCCGAAAACCAGGTGGAGAACCTGGAGATCGAGGCCCGCCGCAAGGACGGCGCCCCGCTCGGCTGCTCCCTGTCCTGCCAGGTCCTGTCCATCGACGGGGAACCGCACATCCTGACCGTGTTCCGGGACATCACCGAGACCAAGAAGATGCAGGAAATGATGATCCAGACCGAGAAGATGCTCTCGGTGGGAGGCATCGCGGCGGGCATCGCCCACGAAATCAACAACCCCCTGGGCATCGTGCTCCAGGCCGCCCAGAACCTCACCCAGCGGACGCGGCCCGACTTCATCAAGAACCAGGAGGCGGCACGGTCCATCGGCCTGAATTTGGCCCTGCTGGTCGAGTACATGCGGTTGCGCAAGCTGGACGTCTTTCTCGACGACATCCAGTCCGCGGCCCTGCGGGCCTCGGCGATCATCCGGCACATGCTCGACTTCAGCCGCCGCAGCGAGTCCAAGCGCCGGGTCTGCGACGTGGCGGCCATCGCGGACAAGGCCCTGGCCCTGGCCCAGAACGATTACGACCTGAAAAAGAGCTACGACTTCAAACAGATTCAAGTCGAACGGGAGTACGAAACCGGCCTCCCGCCCATCCACTGCACGGAAACCGAGATCGAGCAGGTGCTCCTGAACCTCCTGCGCAACGCGGCCCAGGCCATGGCCGCGGTCCAGCCTCCCGTGGAGGCGCCGCGAATCGCCCTGCGACTTTCCCGGCAGGCCGGAAGCGTGCGCATCGAGGTGGAGGACAACGGGCCCGGCATGCCTCCCGACGTGCAGCGCCGCGCCTTCGAACCGTTCTTCACCACCAAGGCTCCCGGAGTGGGCACGGGCCTCGGCCTCTCGGTATCCTATTTCATCGTGACCAAAGGCCACGGCGGAACCATGCGTCTGGAATCCAAGCCGGGACTCGGCTCCCGCTTCATCATCGACCTGCCCGCCGAGGAGGCGTGA
- a CDS encoding response regulator, whose protein sequence is MDDQLPRVLIVDDEERIRRLLLEYLEDFGEFRLEAVDSGEAAMQALAEEPADLCVVDMRLPGMNGEAFILAAGAQGLCGHFLVHTGSVDLSLSKDLQRLGITERDVFFKPSDVERILGRVRVVLAGGE, encoded by the coding sequence ATGGACGACCAGCTTCCCAGAGTGCTCATCGTGGATGACGAGGAACGCATCCGGCGGCTGCTCCTGGAGTACCTCGAGGACTTCGGGGAGTTCCGTCTGGAGGCGGTGGATTCGGGCGAGGCGGCCATGCAGGCGTTGGCCGAGGAGCCCGCCGACCTCTGCGTGGTGGACATGCGCCTGCCGGGCATGAACGGCGAGGCCTTCATTCTCGCCGCCGGGGCCCAGGGACTGTGCGGACACTTCCTGGTGCACACGGGCTCCGTGGACCTGAGCCTGTCCAAGGATCTGCAACGCCTGGGCATCACGGAGCGGGACGTCTTCTTCAAGCCGAGCGACGTGGAACGCATTCTGGGACGTGTGCGCGTGGTCCTGGCGGGAGGCGAATGA
- a CDS encoding HD-GYP domain-containing protein, which yields MAILIIDDEAGLRRSLAAHLEDLDHEILEAENGQAGLETLQANLGTVEAMVVDLNMPVMDGYSFISHAVQLAPEIPIVVLSGVGVVEDALRAMRQGAWDFITKPLHNLSILDYTLDKVFERARLIRENREYQENLEYLVRERTRELESARRQVMQRLSRAAEYKDNETGHHVIRVGEISALLARAMGLSKSECEMLRECAPLHDVGKIGIPDGILLKQGKLDEAEWEVMRRHCTYGCEILGPLTSKDEARKACAGLEFVLESGGNELLRTARMLALCHHERWDGRGYPFGLRGEDIPLMARIVAVVDVYDALGSNRPYKEAFPEEKCREIIRSGSGSQFDPAVVDAFFANVQEISAIRERWKD from the coding sequence ATGGCCATTCTCATCATCGACGACGAGGCCGGGCTGCGCCGCTCCCTGGCCGCCCACCTGGAGGACCTGGACCACGAGATCCTGGAGGCGGAGAACGGCCAGGCCGGGCTGGAAACGCTCCAGGCCAACCTGGGCACGGTGGAGGCCATGGTCGTGGACCTGAACATGCCGGTGATGGACGGCTATTCCTTCATCAGCCACGCCGTGCAGCTGGCCCCGGAAATCCCGATCGTGGTGCTCTCCGGCGTGGGCGTGGTGGAAGACGCCCTGCGCGCCATGCGCCAGGGGGCCTGGGACTTCATCACCAAGCCGCTGCACAACCTGAGCATCCTGGATTACACCCTGGACAAGGTCTTTGAGCGCGCCCGGCTCATCCGCGAAAACCGCGAGTACCAGGAAAACCTCGAATATCTCGTGCGCGAGCGCACCCGCGAGCTGGAGTCCGCCCGGCGCCAGGTCATGCAGCGCCTGAGCCGCGCCGCCGAGTACAAGGACAACGAGACAGGCCACCACGTCATCCGGGTCGGCGAGATCAGCGCCCTCCTGGCGCGGGCCATGGGCCTTTCGAAAAGCGAATGCGAGATGCTGCGGGAATGCGCCCCGCTGCACGACGTGGGCAAGATCGGAATCCCGGACGGCATCCTGCTCAAGCAGGGCAAACTCGACGAGGCGGAATGGGAGGTCATGCGCCGCCACTGCACCTACGGCTGCGAGATCCTCGGCCCCCTGACCAGCAAGGACGAGGCCCGCAAGGCCTGCGCCGGCCTGGAGTTCGTGCTTGAAAGCGGCGGCAACGAACTCCTGCGCACGGCCCGCATGCTGGCGCTCTGCCACCACGAGCGCTGGGACGGCCGGGGCTATCCCTTCGGCCTCCGGGGCGAGGACATCCCGCTCATGGCCCGCATCGTGGCCGTGGTGGACGTCTATGACGCCCTGGGCAGCAACCGCCCCTACAAGGAGGCCTTCCCGGAAGAAAAATGCCGGGAAATCATCCGCTCCGGCTCGGGCAGCCAGTTCGACCCCGCCGTGGTGGATGCGTTCTTCGCCAACGTCCAGGAGATCAGCGCCATCCGGGAACGCTGGAAAGACTGA
- a CDS encoding HDOD domain-containing protein yields MTQSSAQQQQEQPQIEPVFVARQPIFDRAERLWGYELLFRHSAEATSAAFAESSVATSKMVADGFVLAQAGLPPACMLFINFPEALLLDGAAYALPREQCVVEILENVSPTPAVLSACDKLKAAGYVLALDDYFGEADMEPFLALADIVKVDLKGKGRADIEALTRRLSRDGRKLLAEKIEDAETHALVKNLGYALFQGFYFSRPETLSGRKVSGAAASRVKLLSELGKDDYETAALSKIISSDAALSYRLLQFINSAFFSRPFKISSIGQAIAALGQRPLRHWLMAVILSDLSPTPKAKEICANSVQRARLLETLAANSGRSPRPPDSMFLLGLLSRLDALLGMEMARIIAGMPLDDEIADALLGKPNAPRSWLDMASSLEAGEWGKAEHLLGALGLNPQDAARRQAEAQVWTLQTLTSASSSPP; encoded by the coding sequence GTGACGCAATCCTCGGCCCAGCAACAGCAGGAACAACCCCAGATCGAGCCCGTCTTCGTGGCCCGGCAGCCCATTTTCGACCGGGCCGAGCGGCTCTGGGGCTACGAACTGCTCTTCCGGCACAGCGCCGAGGCCACCAGCGCGGCCTTCGCCGAGTCCAGCGTGGCCACCTCCAAGATGGTGGCCGACGGATTCGTGCTGGCCCAGGCCGGACTGCCGCCGGCCTGCATGCTGTTCATCAATTTTCCCGAAGCCCTGCTGCTCGACGGCGCGGCCTACGCCCTGCCCAGGGAGCAGTGCGTGGTGGAGATCCTGGAGAACGTGTCCCCCACTCCGGCGGTGCTGAGCGCCTGCGACAAGCTCAAGGCGGCGGGATACGTCCTGGCCCTGGACGATTACTTCGGCGAGGCCGACATGGAGCCCTTCCTGGCCCTGGCCGACATCGTCAAGGTGGACCTCAAGGGCAAGGGCCGGGCGGACATCGAGGCCCTCACCCGGCGGCTCTCGCGGGACGGGCGCAAGCTCCTGGCCGAGAAGATCGAGGACGCGGAGACCCACGCCCTGGTCAAAAACCTGGGCTACGCCCTGTTCCAGGGGTTCTATTTCAGCAGGCCCGAGACCCTCTCCGGCAGGAAGGTGTCCGGGGCGGCGGCCTCGCGGGTCAAGCTGCTCTCCGAGCTGGGCAAGGACGACTATGAAACAGCGGCCCTGTCCAAGATCATCTCCAGCGACGCGGCCCTGAGCTACCGTCTGCTCCAGTTCATCAACTCGGCCTTCTTCTCCCGTCCCTTCAAGATATCCTCCATCGGCCAGGCCATCGCCGCCCTGGGCCAGCGGCCCCTGCGGCACTGGCTCATGGCCGTGATCCTCTCGGACCTCTCGCCCACGCCCAAGGCCAAGGAAATCTGCGCCAACTCCGTGCAGCGCGCCCGGCTCCTGGAAACCCTGGCCGCCAACTCCGGCCGCTCTCCCCGGCCGCCGGACTCCATGTTCCTCCTGGGCCTGCTCTCCCGGCTGGACGCCCTGCTGGGCATGGAAATGGCGCGGATCATCGCGGGCATGCCCCTGGACGATGAAATCGCGGACGCCCTGCTCGGCAAGCCCAACGCGCCCCGTTCCTGGCTGGACATGGCTTCGAGCCTGGAGGCCGGGGAGTGGGGCAAGGCCGAGCATCTGCTCGGCGCGTTGGGGCTGAATCCCCAGGACGCGGCGCGACGTCAGGCGGAGGCCCAGGTCTGGACGCTCCAGACCCTGACCTCCGCTTCGTCATCGCCGCCATGA
- a CDS encoding septal ring lytic transglycosylase RlpA family protein, whose protein sequence is MQRIRFIFLALALTALGGCALLPSSIPSQSYRPTRPVTDNHNVERWQEQYDPKTQPYTVLGRTYHPLPDARGYDEVGVASWYGDDFHGKKTASGDIYDMYAVSAAHKTLPLGTVVRVTNLHNGRQVDLLVNDRGPFVDGRVIDLSYGAAQRLGSARQGIAKVRVTAIGSYSAPSSYLAGNGGRRAPAKSVASTQGYYIQVGTFAVEENAYRLRERLVGSGFSGSRVRAIMRGGREVYLVQAGAFRDMEQARVALIQLRSEFPGSYIDS, encoded by the coding sequence ATGCAACGCATTCGTTTCATTTTTCTGGCTCTGGCGCTGACGGCATTGGGTGGATGCGCCCTGTTGCCTTCGTCCATTCCTTCGCAGTCCTACCGCCCCACGCGGCCCGTGACCGACAATCACAACGTCGAGCGCTGGCAGGAGCAGTACGACCCCAAGACCCAGCCCTACACCGTGCTCGGCCGGACCTACCATCCGCTGCCGGACGCCCGGGGCTATGACGAGGTGGGCGTCGCCTCCTGGTACGGCGACGACTTCCACGGCAAGAAGACCGCCAGCGGCGACATCTACGACATGTACGCGGTTTCCGCCGCCCACAAGACCCTGCCCCTGGGCACCGTGGTGCGTGTGACCAACCTGCACAACGGCCGCCAAGTGGACCTGCTGGTCAACGATCGGGGCCCCTTCGTGGACGGCCGCGTCATCGATCTCTCCTACGGCGCGGCCCAGCGGCTGGGATCGGCCCGCCAGGGCATCGCCAAGGTGCGGGTCACGGCCATCGGCAGCTATTCCGCCCCGTCCTCCTATCTGGCGGGCAACGGCGGCCGACGGGCTCCGGCGAAGAGCGTCGCCTCGACCCAGGGCTACTACATCCAGGTCGGCACCTTCGCGGTGGAGGAAAACGCCTACCGGCTGCGCGAACGCCTGGTCGGTTCCGGTTTCTCCGGTTCCCGGGTGCGGGCCATCATGCGCGGCGGCCGCGAGGTCTACCTCGTCCAGGCCGGAGCCTTCCGCGACATGGAACAGGCCCGGGTGGCGCTCATCCAACTGCGCTCGGAATTCCCCGGCAGCTACATCGATTCCTGA
- the typA gene encoding translational GTPase TypA — MKTRNDSLRNVAIIAHVDHGKTTLVDALFRQSGLFRENQEVVERVMDSMDLERERGITIAAKNCSVMHDGVKINIIDTPGHADFGGEVERSLAMADGAILLVDASEGPLPQTRFVLKKALEAGLPIIVVVNKIDRADARPGEVLNEVYDLFIDLDADENQLEFPVLYAIGRQGVAMNELGEEGKDLSPLFQLILKHIPGPAFDPEAPFQMLVCDLGYSDYLGRLAVGKVVNGRVQANEALTRLGENGEQAPLKVLKLQTYMGPQLVPAEQATPGDIVVLAGIEDVKIGDTICTKDAPRALPRITVDEPTVSMRFSINTSPLAGREGKIVQSNKIRERLMKESLKNVAIRVEDSEDRDSFIVKGRGEFQLAILIETMRREGFELTVGRPEVILKAKDGKTMEPIERLFVDCDEAFLGVVTEKLSSRKGKMVNLVNNGRGRVRIEFSVPSRALIGYRDEFLTDTKGTGIMNSYLEGYGEFRGEFPSRFTGSLVADRAGAAVPYALFNLEPRGQLFVAPTEPVYEGMVVGEHNRDNDLDVNACKEKKLTNLRAAGKDENVILSPVKPMTLERALHFIKEDEAVEVTPLSIRLRKVVLSAQKRHTMRGEKKKQELGK, encoded by the coding sequence ATGAAAACACGAAACGATTCCCTGCGCAACGTCGCCATCATCGCCCACGTCGACCACGGCAAGACCACCCTGGTGGACGCCCTGTTCCGCCAGAGCGGACTGTTCCGCGAAAACCAGGAAGTGGTGGAGCGGGTCATGGACTCCATGGACCTGGAACGCGAACGCGGCATCACCATCGCGGCCAAGAACTGCTCCGTGATGCACGACGGCGTGAAGATCAACATCATCGACACGCCCGGCCACGCCGACTTCGGCGGCGAGGTGGAGCGCTCCCTGGCCATGGCCGACGGCGCGATCCTCCTGGTGGACGCCTCGGAAGGCCCCCTGCCGCAGACCCGTTTCGTGCTCAAGAAGGCCCTGGAGGCCGGACTGCCGATCATCGTGGTGGTGAACAAGATCGACCGCGCCGACGCCCGGCCCGGCGAGGTCCTCAACGAGGTCTACGACCTGTTCATCGACCTGGACGCCGACGAAAACCAGCTGGAGTTCCCCGTGCTCTACGCCATCGGCCGCCAGGGCGTGGCCATGAACGAGCTCGGCGAGGAGGGCAAGGACCTCTCCCCGCTCTTCCAGCTCATCCTCAAGCACATCCCCGGCCCGGCCTTCGACCCCGAGGCGCCCTTCCAGATGCTCGTCTGCGACCTGGGCTACTCCGACTATCTGGGACGGCTGGCCGTGGGCAAGGTGGTCAACGGCCGGGTCCAGGCCAACGAGGCCCTGACGCGGCTGGGCGAGAACGGCGAGCAGGCTCCGCTCAAGGTGCTCAAGCTCCAGACCTACATGGGCCCGCAGCTCGTCCCGGCCGAGCAGGCCACCCCCGGCGACATCGTGGTCCTGGCGGGCATCGAGGACGTGAAGATCGGCGACACCATCTGCACCAAGGACGCGCCCCGGGCCCTGCCGCGCATCACCGTGGACGAGCCCACGGTGTCCATGCGCTTCTCCATCAACACCTCGCCCCTGGCGGGCCGCGAGGGCAAGATCGTCCAGAGCAACAAGATCCGCGAACGGCTCATGAAGGAGTCGCTCAAGAACGTGGCCATCCGCGTGGAGGACTCCGAGGACCGCGACAGCTTCATCGTCAAGGGGCGCGGCGAGTTCCAGCTGGCCATCCTCATCGAGACCATGCGCCGCGAAGGCTTCGAGCTCACCGTGGGCCGCCCGGAGGTCATCCTCAAGGCCAAGGACGGCAAGACCATGGAGCCCATCGAGCGGCTCTTCGTGGACTGCGACGAGGCCTTCCTCGGCGTGGTCACGGAGAAGCTCTCCAGCCGCAAGGGCAAGATGGTCAACCTGGTGAACAACGGCCGGGGCCGCGTGCGCATCGAATTCAGCGTGCCCTCGCGGGCCCTCATCGGCTACCGCGACGAATTCCTGACCGACACCAAGGGCACGGGCATCATGAACTCCTACCTGGAGGGCTACGGCGAGTTCCGGGGCGAGTTCCCCTCGCGCTTCACCGGCTCCCTGGTGGCCGACCGGGCCGGGGCGGCCGTGCCCTACGCCCTGTTCAACCTGGAGCCGCGCGGACAGCTCTTCGTCGCCCCCACCGAGCCGGTCTACGAGGGCATGGTCGTGGGCGAGCACAACCGGGACAACGACCTGGACGTGAACGCCTGCAAGGAGAAGAAGCTCACCAACCTGCGCGCGGCGGGCAAGGACGAGAACGTCATCCTCTCCCCGGTGAAGCCCATGACCCTGGAACGGGCCCTGCACTTCATCAAGGAGGACGAGGCCGTGGAGGTCACGCCCCTGTCCATCCGCCTGCGCAAGGTCGTGCTTTCGGCCCAGAAGCGCCACACCATGCGCGGCGAGAAGAAGAAGCAGGAACTGGGAAAATAG
- a CDS encoding YidH family protein, with protein sequence MKNGKEAVAAHDCQDERDRLARTTTHLANTRTYLAWVRTAIALMAFGFVLERVDLLLLFAPGAAPHPPAAEKLGLVSQFCFGAGAVILLLSAARTRSIALRIGSDGTKLRGLAETVILLVVLALALYFAANGKKLFSL encoded by the coding sequence ATGAAAAACGGGAAGGAAGCCGTAGCGGCGCACGACTGCCAGGACGAACGCGACCGCCTGGCGCGGACCACCACCCACCTGGCCAACACCCGGACCTATCTCGCCTGGGTGCGCACGGCCATTGCGCTCATGGCCTTCGGCTTCGTGCTGGAGCGCGTGGATCTGCTGCTGCTCTTCGCCCCCGGCGCGGCGCCTCATCCCCCGGCGGCGGAAAAACTGGGCCTGGTGAGCCAGTTCTGCTTCGGTGCCGGGGCCGTGATCCTGCTCCTTTCGGCGGCCCGGACCCGCTCCATCGCCCTGCGCATCGGCTCGGACGGCACGAAGCTGCGCGGCCTGGCCGAGACGGTGATCCTGCTGGTGGTCCTGGCCCTGGCCCTCTACTTCGCGGCCAACGGGAAGAAGCTCTTCTCGCTCTAG
- a CDS encoding 4Fe-4S binding protein, which produces MSDSATFSQRVLARLLRPSTLAFFREGRASGVAWGELLHGYIYARWPYLYIGVATGRRKWAAVLLSPLLLLLLRHRPLKPGKTGRPGFADSYHGKALPLEEATRLVTVNRSVELRDLEQVIPYALARDIVLKNPERIALLDCPCRAMSENPCLPMDVCLIVGEPFASFILEHNPERSRAITPEEAVRILKEEDARGHVHHAFFKDAMLGRFYAICNCCSCCCGAMRAQAHGIPMLCSSGYLCRVDADACVGCGQCLKSCQFKALRVRDGVCAVNVKRCMGCGVCVGHCAKSALSLEPAPEKGAPLEIRKILENA; this is translated from the coding sequence ATGAGCGACTCCGCGACCTTTTCCCAGCGCGTCCTGGCGCGCCTGCTGCGGCCCTCGACCCTGGCCTTCTTCCGGGAAGGCCGCGCCTCGGGCGTGGCCTGGGGAGAGCTGCTGCACGGCTACATCTACGCCCGCTGGCCCTACCTCTACATCGGCGTGGCCACGGGACGGCGCAAGTGGGCCGCGGTCCTGCTCTCGCCCCTGCTCCTGCTCCTCCTGCGCCACCGCCCGCTCAAGCCCGGAAAGACGGGCCGCCCGGGATTCGCCGACTCCTACCACGGCAAGGCCCTGCCCCTGGAAGAAGCCACGCGGCTCGTGACCGTGAACCGGAGCGTGGAGCTGCGCGACCTGGAGCAGGTCATCCCCTACGCCCTGGCCCGCGACATCGTGCTCAAGAACCCCGAGCGCATCGCGCTCCTGGACTGCCCCTGCCGCGCCATGAGCGAGAACCCCTGCCTGCCCATGGACGTCTGCCTCATCGTGGGGGAGCCCTTCGCCTCCTTCATCCTGGAGCACAATCCCGAGCGCTCCCGGGCCATCACCCCGGAAGAGGCCGTGCGCATCCTCAAGGAGGAGGACGCCCGGGGCCACGTGCACCACGCCTTCTTCAAGGACGCCATGCTCGGCCGCTTCTACGCCATCTGCAACTGCTGCTCCTGCTGCTGCGGGGCCATGCGGGCCCAGGCCCACGGCATCCCCATGCTCTGCTCCTCGGGCTACCTCTGCCGGGTGGACGCCGACGCCTGCGTGGGCTGCGGCCAGTGCCTGAAATCCTGCCAGTTCAAGGCCCTGCGCGTGCGCGACGGGGTCTGCGCGGTGAACGTCAAGCGCTGCATGGGCTGCGGCGTCTGCGTGGGCCACTGCGCCAAGTCCGCCCTCTCCCTGGAGCCGGCCCCGGAAAAGGGCGCGCCCCTGGAAATCCGAAAGATCCTGGAGAACGCCTGA
- a CDS encoding DUF401 family protein has product MDFAPGVLPLLKVLAAFAAMLVCIRLKVALGLSILGGAAILCPLFGMAPGDWIAGAARALIDPETLFLAGIVALILVLSDLLERTGQSRRLMDCLARMIRSHRLRLGLFPALVGFLPMPGGAIFSAPMVAGVAEHLDLDRRHKALINYWFRHLWEMAWPLFPGLILTSNLAGLPITTLIFFTAPGALCCLVLGWVFYLRPKVLPLPEAGPAPEAGRPEYGRALVLGLPLLVAIVGALGLEAAISALAPQLPFELGVVTALAAAVACVAVQNRADVRLMISALTKKSFLGMMLVIAGIFIFKGQLAASGAVRGMAELAGGPAALFVAAVFLPFLVGFIAGINVAFVGSTFPLLLGILPVIGLQHQLIPYLVLATFAGFTGVMASPIHICLVLTCQYFKTDLGGTWRRLVLPCALLLGFGCLYFLALTRLFA; this is encoded by the coding sequence ATGGACTTCGCCCCCGGCGTCCTGCCCCTGCTCAAGGTCCTGGCCGCCTTCGCCGCCATGCTCGTCTGCATCCGGCTGAAGGTCGCCCTGGGCCTGTCCATCCTCGGCGGCGCGGCGATCCTGTGCCCGCTCTTCGGCATGGCCCCCGGGGACTGGATCGCGGGCGCGGCCAGGGCCCTCATCGACCCGGAAACCCTGTTCCTGGCGGGCATCGTGGCCCTCATCCTGGTGCTCTCGGACCTGCTGGAGCGCACGGGCCAGTCCCGCCGCCTCATGGACTGCCTGGCCCGGATGATCCGCTCCCACCGGCTGCGGCTGGGCCTGTTCCCGGCCCTGGTGGGCTTCCTGCCCATGCCCGGCGGGGCCATCTTCTCCGCGCCCATGGTGGCCGGGGTGGCCGAGCATCTCGACCTGGACCGCAGGCACAAGGCGCTCATCAACTACTGGTTCCGCCACCTCTGGGAAATGGCCTGGCCGCTCTTCCCGGGCCTGATCCTGACCTCCAACCTGGCCGGGCTGCCCATCACCACGCTCATCTTCTTCACCGCGCCCGGCGCGCTCTGCTGCCTCGTCCTCGGCTGGGTCTTCTACCTCCGGCCCAAGGTCCTGCCCCTGCCCGAGGCGGGCCCGGCCCCCGAGGCCGGGCGCCCGGAATACGGGCGGGCGCTCGTCCTGGGCCTGCCGCTCCTGGTGGCCATCGTCGGGGCCCTGGGCCTGGAGGCGGCCATCTCCGCCCTTGCCCCCCAGCTCCCCTTCGAGCTGGGGGTGGTCACGGCCCTGGCCGCGGCCGTGGCCTGCGTCGCGGTCCAGAACCGCGCCGACGTCCGGCTCATGATCTCGGCCCTGACCAAGAAGAGCTTCCTCGGCATGATGCTCGTCATCGCGGGCATCTTCATCTTCAAGGGCCAGCTCGCGGCCTCGGGCGCGGTGCGCGGCATGGCCGAGCTGGCGGGCGGCCCGGCGGCCCTGTTCGTGGCGGCCGTGTTCCTGCCCTTCCTGGTGGGCTTCATCGCGGGCATCAACGTGGCCTTCGTGGGCTCCACCTTCCCGCTGCTCCTGGGCATCCTCCCCGTGATCGGGCTCCAGCACCAGCTCATCCCCTATCTCGTCCTGGCCACCTTCGCGGGCTTCACCGGGGTCATGGCCTCGCCCATCCACATCTGCCTCGTGCTCACCTGCCAGTACTTCAAGACCGACCTGGGCGGGACCTGGCGGCGTCTGGTCCTCCCCTGCGCCCTGCTCCTGGGCTTCGGCTGCCTCTACTTCCTGGCCCTGACCCGGCTCTTCGCCTGA